TTTACTTAATTTGTTGTCTTCGAACAATATTTTCTAAATAGATTCTTCTGGAAATTTGTTTTTTTATCGTAAACAACTTACATTTATTTCTAACAAACTATAATAACATATTTTTACTTTTAACCCAAAGTAATGTAGTTAATCACTTCTATTTTTACCCTAAATTAACAACGTACATTGTTTTATAATTTTAACCCAAAacaaaatacttttatttttacCCAAAATAACAATATACTATTAATCTTAACCTAAAATCACAACATACTTTTTATTTTAACTCAAAACAACAACATTCTAATCGTAAGTCGAAACAATTCAAGGGAAAAAACTATCCATTGTGTTACAAGTTTCATCTTATGTAAACTATACCTTATAGCATATCAATTTGGATGAACTTATTCTGCTATGTTTGCAGATTCTGATGGTGGTAAAGAGCATAAAGATGGTTATAACGAAACCGACATCTTCAACTGCATCTTTGATAAATGTCATTTTGATGTTTATTTGAAGTTGATTATGCAAATGTTTTACGATCATTTAAtgtattttggattttttttatttcaatcaTTTTATTGTATGATGCATCAGTTTTTGTATCTTATTTTAGATTTCATTGAACACATAGATTGCATAGTCGGTACTCAGTATTACTACCCCTCTTGAAATTTATTTATTTGAGTATTTCATTTCAATTTTCTTGATTGTTTTAGTGCAGATTTTCTGTTACGACATTGTTCTTAAAAGAATATTCAATTATAAAGTATTgttgtaaataaaatgaaaatatgaatcaaatAAAATCCTAATGATATGATAATTGTGATAATTtgtagtttttgttttttttatgttgtttaGGGACAAAAAGAAGGCCAAGGCAAATATAGTTGGATTTTTATATGGTTACAtaaattaaatgcaaagtaatagttggattttcaaaataaattgtgaTAATTTATATGGTTACAtaaattaaatgcaaagtaatagttggatttttcaaaataaaaattgttCCAGCGAATAATATGACAtgctttaaaaaaacaaaatgtcaTACATAAATTATTCAAAGAAAGAAAACTAATTAACACTTGGAAAGTATTTTCCAAAATGAAACTAATTATCGCCCATTCTTAAAAACCCTATCAACTTTATAATGGTGTTATTTGGGATAACTAGCAGCATATGAGAACAATGTGTCCGACCTTTGTAGAATGCAATTGAATTTCGATACCTTGCATTTTTTTTTGAAGATGACATGTTTCCGTATAGAAACTAATCATTGAAACGAATATAAATGCCAAAGGAAACTATTTGGCGAAAGGAAACAATTTGTTGTCGTAAAACCGACAAATAACAATATGTATATGTTGTGTGTTTCTTGAAATAGAACATGTTTTCGAGTAGAACTAATCGTCAAAGGAAACTAATTACCGAATAAAGCTATATTCACCGCCGCCGCTTGCGCGGGCAGATAGCTAGAATGAAGTTTGTTTGCTGGTTCTTTGGCAGCtaaatattatttgttatttgttgtaTCTATGTCTAAAGTTGGAAAATTTCTTAATTTTTTGGTTAGTTTgtcaaatatataaaaatatggaGTCAAAATTGTGGTCGTTTgctttttttatttgaaaatgttAATTATATATGTAATAGGTTACTCATATTTTTCTTAGTGGTTCTCTCTCTGTTCAACAATTATATATTGGTATTGCCATGTTAGGTATATATTGTTATTTTAGTAGATATCATGCCGGTAACAATATAATAAACATCTCCAAAATATTATGTTGAATAACAATATAATAACTTTCTATTTTAAACCAATCTTGCATTTGATTATATAGTTACCAAATTTAATTAAGCTTTGAATAAAAATGATAAAAGTTGTACAATACAATtggtttttttaatattttgataattaacaacaaaatgaaaataaattttcAGACAAGTGTTCGGTTCTGAAACTGTCCAACTAAAAGTGATGGATTTGGAGAATCAAGATTCCCCTACCTGGTTCTAATTACTAACTGAAAAATaactgaaaataaaaaataatggaGTAGGGAGAACCGAGAACCACATCAAATAAAAGGTTCCAGTTCCGGTTTAGTTTCGATTCCTATTAGATTTTTTTGGTCCAAAAACTCATTCGTAGACATCTATATTAAGGAATTTTAAACTAATGAAACACTTTCCTTATAACTACTAATGTCAAAGTTGGATTCTATTATCTTCGACATTTACTTTCTTTTAGGGCATAACATTTTTATAAACGAAACATATCGCCGAAAGAAATTATGCACCCTGCCGTTTTTCGCGGGTCCaccattagtgtgtgtgtgtgtatatatatatatatatatatatatatatatatatatatatatatatatatatatatatatatatatatatatatattataatgatTATTGTTTATTATGATTCAGGTTTTTGTGTAATTAAAATATAGCATCAAATTTGTAAAAATtattatgtttcttgtttttgtgTAACCTGTAGGTGTGCATTTTATTCTTttcttattcttttaatattaacCACATGTGTCCATCAAATAATTAGACAGATATCCATCTAAAACGTATAATATAATCTATATAAAACTTTCAAAAACCAAGGGTGTCCATGGACACCCTTAACCTTCACGTAGGATCGCCCTTGACCATAGCATATCGTACAAGTCCCTTAAGCATAACCTGTTAACATATCTTACCACTTTCCTTCAAAATAATCATACTTCATGTATAAGTTTTTTAAAAGCTTCGATTCATCCATTTACAACTTCAATTTCACCATATTATGATTTACCAATTGTAGGGTTCATACTGTTCTTCACCAATACCATATTTAACATGATTTTCTTAACTTAGAATCATCAAATCATGTTTATTGAACACAATTACATCGTCATATCAAAACTTCTTCCTTATCAATCATAATCATATGAACTCCACAATTTTCATCGTATACGAGTTTTCACCATGGAAACTCAATTACATCAATAAAGAGAAGAGTTAACCTTGAGATGAAGTATAAGGAGTTAGAATCTTCCTTTTATTATTAATTCATTGTTTAAACACCAATCCTTCGTGAGAATCTCTTCAAAATCGCTACATAAGCTTTCGAAATGAGGTGTGGGTGTGTTCTAGAGCTAAAGAACGACATTGGGACCTTTTATCCCCTGTTTAGGTGACCTTGAAGGTAAAACACGATCAACCCGTGGTTGTGTTTTTGGGTTACATAATCGTGTGACTCAGGATTAGGCCTAGAATAACATCatactttatttaatcatcatttcTTACTTTGAAATAGAATCACTATCACAAACACACAACATAATTTTAGGAACATACTTCTTATTTGAACATTTAGGCACCTCGTCATACTTACATGATCGTGTATACCGAATACTTATTTAGGCACACACAAACTCAAATTTTGACGCATTTATATCCACACAACCACATCGATGTCAAATACAACTTTGTAATAGATAACCTTCATCAAAACATTCTACATTTTTTTTACTTATAAGAGCATATGGTATGGACAACTTGAAGTGGTGTTATAACAAGAAGTAACAAGATGAGGGAGTGGTGTttatggtgttataacaccatgttaAGAGGAGAGAGATAGAGAGCGATAATTTGACAGCCAATAGGTGATCACGTTTCTTCTTGTCATGGAGATAACAAGATGCAACAAGAAGGGGATGTGGTGTTTTTGATATTATAACGGCGTTATGGGCTGACAACTCAGCCACAACAAGAAGCAACATGACCCACACCGTATGCTCTAATGTGATGAACATAATTGTATTTAACtcttaaaacaccaaaagttaccaaacataattttttttatcttcttATATACACCACTAATATTACCAAAAACGAGTGTTACACCGACACCTTTGTTAAATGCGTTTATATCTTGAAGGTGTTAAATGCATTTATATCTTGAAGTATTAGAATGAGGGATGCTCCACAATAGGGTGCAATGAGATGAGGTGACTTGTGGGCAACACCGCCCCTCCTTTTTCACCATACAAACATCCCCCTACGACAAGATTTATCCGCTTCTTATGTTTGTACACTATAACTCCATGATGAAATGAAAGTGAGAAACGATTATTTTTTAggtgaaagaaaaaaataaaaggatGATCATGTAGAATGATGACGTTATAATAATATCTAAATGATGTGGAAAAGTGAGATGTTAGAAATAATGAACGgtcttatatttttaaaaaatggaTGATTTTCATTTTAGATAATACGTTAATATGATACGTTATGAATAATTAATCTTTTAGAAGTTTAAAGGATGGAGAATTGTTTTGAACTTGGAGTGTttgatcaaaaaaataaaaaataaaataaaaataaagaaaattacactgaaataacaacacaacaaaacCTTAAAATGTCTTCATGGGGTCAAAGTCAAACAATACGTCACTTTCTTCCCCatctcacaatatatatataaattatccaACACCAACCCAACAAAGACTTCATCAAAGCCCTTAAAATAACAGtgaaagttagagagagaaagttttgttttttctttggagagagagaagaagagagagggATTCTTCAAACCCTCTCTCATGTCAGAGTAGACTGAACCCACAGAGTCTTCTTTTCTTCCAATTTCGATTATTTCAGGCCAAAAGATCATGAATCCAAGCAAAGTTGAAGAGGGTCTGTTTCATCATCACCTTGATCCGATCGCAGAACCTGAGCCCTTGATTTTGGATCACAGCCACCACGAGGAGGAACCCCCGCCGCCGCTGGAATTCTGTCTACCTCCCTTGTCGGAATTCGACTTGTTTCGTGATGACAATGAGGAAGATTCCATCAGCCGCACATCCTCCGAAGCAGACGGTGCTCTACCAGCTACAAATAATAACGACGTTTCTTCCCAAAAAACAAACCCTAGACCTGAATACGTTAACCCAGAGCCTCACATATCTTCTCAATTTTACACATTTAACATCGAATCTCACTCCTTGATGATCCGTTGTATACTCGAAGGCCGTCTCGCGAATCCCGACGAGATTAAGGCGGCGACGCCTCAAGCGGTTCTCGCTAGCTGGAGGTCAGTCTGGAAAGACCGCAACGAAGACACCGCCTACCTGACGGCATGGAAGCGAATTCAAGAGAAGCTCACTGTCCATAGAGGCCAACACGGTAATGAATTCCTTTGTTCCAAGAACAATTCGAATAATCAATTTGTTTCACATACCAGTCAATGGCAAGAAATCGTCATGAATTTTCATGGCGATGCTGATTTGAAGCACCTAGGGTTGAAAGAAACCATAGAAAGAATCAAACAAGTTTGGACAATAGGTGCTAAGTTCTACGGGATACCTGAATCTTACATTAGGGCTTGTGTAGCTGCTTGTCCTATTTGTTCAGATTCAAACGCCTCTGGTGGGGGCCGATCAAAAAGACGTAGATTTGAGTACACAGAATCATTCGATGTCCCAGCAAAAGATGTACCTAGTAAGCTGCAACAATTGGCAACTAAACATAAGGTTGTTTTATGTATAAGACAAAAGTACATTAGATATAAACCATTCATGGCAGAAGTTAAAGATTACGCATGTCATCGAGCAGGGGAACCCGCTTCATCATCTAAAAAATCAAGAATCTTGAAAAGGGAACCTTATGCATCCAAGCGTTGTGGATGTGGGTTTCGAATAAGGGCAATTGTGCCAATTTCTAATTACAATGAGAAAGATAAAACCTTTGTATATCAAGAAGAGGGAATGGCTGTTTTCAAGCTCTATGCTGTTCATTCAGGGCATGAACCTGGTCCATTGGAtggaaatgcaagaattatgcaTAGAATTGTTGGTCATAAAGGCGGATTGTTAACGGATCAAGATTTGGTTTATGGAATGAGTGATGAAACTGATAATGAAAACTTCATGGGGAAAGATGATAGTGATATGCAACACACGGTTTTGCAGCAAGTAAAGGAGTTAAAGAATGAAGTTGGGCTTCTCGAAGcgaaaattaccaaaatgccaccCGAGCTTTTGAGTTCCGTGTCTCAAGAATTGTTTGATGTGATAAACAAAGTTAGAAACGTAGGAGAATATGGATCAAAATCATTAGGGCTAATGTCTGATAATGATTTGGTAGATTGGAGTGGACATCAAAGGATTTATGGAGATGGAAAAGATACGGATTTGATTGAAGATGATGACGACAGTTTTGAACGGACACTTGGCGATGTTGGATCTTGGGACGACACGTGTAAACCCGAAAAATGGCTGAAATGCAATGGATTTGATGAAGATTCCAAACTTACAAAACCCATAAGACATGATGAAACAGAAACAGATAGTCTTGTTGGTTTGCAAGTTGACAGTTTCTACCCTGAGAATCCAAAATGGTATGATTCCCCTTGTGGTTTGGACCCTGGAATGGAATGTGGGAGCAATGGATTCCGACATGGGGAGATTGTGTAGAAAGTGATAACTTAATGATGATGAGTTTAGTAGGTGTTATTTGTGGGTGGGTGTATATTTGTGTACACAGAAGAATGAAGCGGCTTATATGCTTTATTTAGAGGTCTTTGCTGCTTGTGACTATGTAAAGTATAGCCAATTTGGGCTTCTTTGCACATACTTCACTATGACTATATCTTAATTGTGTTGTAAACTTTAATTTAGGACTTCATTTATTACATCAATGAACCTATTATTTTCTTCCAATTCATGTCTTTTTTGGTTTTTGTCCCTTTTTCATATAATTCTCAAGTATGTTGCTATGATCGAAATATTTGGTAAAATACACGTTTCTATTTCTTTCTATTAAACCTTTCAAAGAAGAGTCATACTCAGGAGGCACGCCTTTTTCTTTTGATACATTATATCATTAACAGTTGAGCCTTCTATAATCTGTTATGGAGAATGGACTTTTTGCCAGGTGGAATAAGAAAAATGTGAGCTGGTTTTGCAAACAACAGAAACCGGAGTCTTTTTTGCTGATTTGTGCATGGAGGCTCTATAAGTTTCCCCCTTAGGGTTATATCTATACATTTTCTCTTTGATTGTTGTTATCTGCAGACCTTTGTATTGTATTGTATGATGCTCACTTAGGAtaacatgatgatgatgatcatgGATGATGGGTGTTTTGGACATTTCAAATGAGAGAGGAATGGTTGGGTAACCGAATATCATGAAGATGTTATCTTGTTGAAGAAGTAGAAGTAAATAACTTATTTGATCATGTATATGTATCGCAATGGATTGGATATGATAGATGTCAAGATTGGTCTCTATCtgtatagaaaaaaaattaatttttgtgtACTTTTTTTTAGTCAAAATAAAGTAGCTTCCAACCAAATAAGTTGGTTTAAAAAACAAATCTACCAACCACCAATTGAGATATCTGGCATATGACTGATTAATAAAATCagttaaaaataaattataatcaaATCATGTGACAATCATGCTCTTACTGAATCATAGTTTAGATTAGTTCGTGTCTCAGTCTCACACGCATGCACATGCACACTCACACACAAACAAACATGCACATGCTCTTACTGAATCTGGCCTCCCTTCAAATCACAGTCGTCGGATGTATTCGATACAAGGGGCGTTATTGACTCATATTGTGCTTCAGTCTTGTACTTTCTGCTTTGTTTTTTGTATCTTAGTCTAAGCTGTTTCATTTCATGTACATAGTAACATCCTCATCTTCTGATAAAAACGGACTATAGAGTACTTTAGTTCCTGTACCCCTCATGTTTGGTGGATGGTTGTATGTAACCTGAATGTATTGAATGAAATACAAATTTTGAAGCAATTGTATTGAATTGTAAAAATTATCTAGTCATTTGTACAAGTATTTGATGCATAAAGTACTCTACAGTCCCTCAATTGAAAATTCCTGTGAAATCATACTGATATTCATGTTTCCCTCATCTTCAATCTATTTTCAGAAAACCTAATTTCGCCCTCAGTGACCGGACTTCAGGTACGGATCTACCTTCAGTGAGTTCGTCGCCACCTACTAACCTTCAACTAATCTCCGATCGACGCCTACTAATCGTTCAATTGATTTCAATTTGTGCTTACAGATCTCGCCATCCATCTCCTGGCCGTTTGTATGCTAGCTATTATGTTTCTCATTGTGAGGCACTGAGGCCTTATTAAAGTTTTCTCTGCTGTGAGACTTGGTTAAAATTTTGATGGATGTGTGTTATACTAGTTTAATTTGTGTTGTTATACTTCAATTTCTGTTTCTTATTGTTAGGCCTGataaattttttgatttgtatGCATACAAGATGTATACATATTGTTGGTGATGCTCTGCTATGGTGTTAACCCCAGTCCCGGTGGACCATTTCTGTAAAAAACGGTCCCTTTGTAGAATTGATTTTTTACAGAAATAGTCCCTGGTAAATTTACAAAATAGGTCCCAATATAGCGAAAAAAATTACAGAATTGTCCCTGTGTAAGAAAAAGTTGCAGAAATGGTTCCTATAAGACACAATAGGTTCTTTTGCAGAATTGTTTTTACAGAAATGGTCACCTGGAAATTTACAGAATACGTCCCTGTGcagaaaaataaattacaaaaatgtcACTGTTTAATAGAAAGTGGCAAAAAATGGTCCATGTAAGTCACAAGATGAGCTTTTACAGAAATGGTGCCCGGGAAATTTACAAATAGGTCCCTGTGCaggaaaataaattacaaaaatgtcCTAATTAATCAGCTAACCATTTGTCCTTCAATCTTTGATCTGTAGTTTTTgctatgtttatgttttatattgGTTTACTGTGTTACTGCTGCTGTGTGTCTGTGTTAAAGGAGTGATATGAGTTTATTGTGTTACTGGTGTTATACTAAACATTTGAGTTGCACTTATTTATTTAGTTGCTTTTAAGTTACACTTGTTTGCTTGCTATTGTTTAGGTGCTCCCCAAAAGGCCAGAGGTTATAGCCAAAAAGCCGAAACTTGCTATTATTGTTAATGACATTCTCAGTGTGAAAGAGATTAAGCGAATACCATATCTGTTGTCTAAGGGATCAAAAAATTGGCTGATTTGGAGGTGGGTATATTATGAAATCATATACTTTTTTCATTGTAAAACAAATCGGTTGATATTTTATTATTGTGCATTTTTTTATAGGCATTGCCAAAAGGGAAGTGGTTTTGCTTCCCAGATTGTAAGAGAATTCATTAATGTTTTGCAAAATTTGCTAACTCAAAATCCGGAGATTGTTGATGATGACCTGTTGACTTTTATGAGGGAGAAGCAAAAGGATAAGGAGGAGAAGGGGGACAAGGACAAAAATGTaatttcaaaaatgaaatttgatCTTTTAAGTGAGAAGAATGCTACCCATGAAACCACACCCATGCTTACACAAACAATTGAGGTGCTGTTTGTAACCATAAGGTCCATTTATAAAGTTGGAGACTAAAGCCCAGATTCTGcaaaaccatatggaccatttatggaGATTTGTCTTTTTTGCAAAATGAGGCCCTTTAAATTTTAAAACGAAAAATTATAATCAAATAACTACAATTAATAGTTCATTTATTTCAGTAGCTTTTACCAACATACAAATGTGATCCGAAATGAATTTTTTTATAGATACAATATACAAGACCTTCCATATGGTTTATGATATCCGGAAATAAGACATTCCCATATGCTTTCATATAACTGTGATAAATTGATAAGTATTTTTATCACACCATACAAAGCTTTTTTTAACggcaaaagtaaataaataaaaccaaaaaaaccAACAAGAAGCAACAAGTTGGAGTACATACTACATAGTACAAACAAACTAAATCAGCCAAAATAAAggccaaaataaaataaaataacaacaGCCAAAGAAAAACCAACCAAACATGggcaaaagtgtcaaaatgatttttttgggAAACAACCCAACACGACATGATGGAGAACCAGAATATGTGAGCAGCATCAATCTTATCATTGGGGCAAATCTTTCCAACGTAAATTAAGCGCAAAATGgacttttttttttggtaaaaacaTGTATAGTTGGGCAAAATGGATTTGTTTTGGTAAAAACATGTATAGTTGTCCATGACTCCATGTAATTACATAAGAATATTGCAAGGGCATAATGGACTTttttggtataaacatgtatagttgGGCAAAATGGATTTGTTTTGGTAAAAACATGTATAGTTGTGCATGTAATGACATAAGAACATTGCAAGGGCAAAATGGACTTTTTTGGTAAAAACATGTATAGTTGGGCAAAATGGATTTGTTTAATTGTTTTGGTAAAAACATGTATAGTTGTCCATGTAATGACATAAGAACATTGCAAGGGCAAAATGGACTTTTTTGGTAAAAACATGTATAGTTGGGCAAAATTGATTTGTTTTGGTAAAAACATATATAGTTGTCCATGACTCCATGTAATGACATAAGAACATTGCAACACCATCTCTTGATAACAAAGTATGATCTTTCAAAACAAAGAACAGACCAAAACTTACAATTACTCTTTTACAAAAAAATATTTGAATTCTTGAAGAAGTAAAGAACTAGGATCACATCATAGTCACATAGCTTGAATTTTTTGTAGTTTTGAATAATTATCAAAGAACAAAAGAGAAACTTACAAAGTAATAGTTGGTGTCTGACAACTTGAAATTTTATTATCAAATCGAAAGAGTAGATACAACagaaacaaatataaaaaaagtTAGATACATGAGCCTGGATCAAATATCGATCAGATATGATATCAGAATCAAATACTTTGGTTACACTATTTAGAAATTCGAATCAAATGTTGGAATAACAAGTCGTTCAAAAAATGTTGAATTAACAACATATACACATATTAAGGTATTGAGAAATCAGAACATAAATAAAAATTGAGAAAGAATTTCAAATTTTGAAATGAGAAATCAGAA
The genomic region above belongs to Lactuca sativa cultivar Salinas chromosome 4, Lsat_Salinas_v11, whole genome shotgun sequence and contains:
- the LOC111879956 gene encoding uncharacterized protein LOC111879956 encodes the protein MNPSKVEEGLFHHHLDPIAEPEPLILDHSHHEEEPPPPLEFCLPPLSEFDLFRDDNEEDSISRTSSEADGALPATNNNDVSSQKTNPRPEYVNPEPHISSQFYTFNIESHSLMIRCILEGRLANPDEIKAATPQAVLASWRSVWKDRNEDTAYLTAWKRIQEKLTVHRGQHGNEFLCSKNNSNNQFVSHTSQWQEIVMNFHGDADLKHLGLKETIERIKQVWTIGAKFYGIPESYIRACVAACPICSDSNASGGGRSKRRRFEYTESFDVPAKDVPSKLQQLATKHKVVLCIRQKYIRYKPFMAEVKDYACHRAGEPASSSKKSRILKREPYASKRCGCGFRIRAIVPISNYNEKDKTFVYQEEGMAVFKLYAVHSGHEPGPLDGNARIMHRIVGHKGGLLTDQDLVYGMSDETDNENFMGKDDSDMQHTVLQQVKELKNEVGLLEAKITKMPPELLSSVSQELFDVINKVRNVGEYGSKSLGLMSDNDLVDWSGHQRIYGDGKDTDLIEDDDDSFERTLGDVGSWDDTCKPEKWLKCNGFDEDSKLTKPIRHDETETDSLVGLQVDSFYPENPKWYDSPCGLDPGMECGSNGFRHGEIV
- the LOC111879948 gene encoding uncharacterized protein LOC111879948 isoform X1, yielding MLAIMFLIVLPKRPEVIAKKPKLAIIVNDILSVKEIKRIPYLLSKGSKNWLIWRHCQKGSGFASQIVREFINVLQNLLTQNPEIVDDDLLTFMREKQKDKEEKGDKDKNVISKMKFDLLSEKNATHETTPMLTQTIEVLFVTIRSIYKVGD
- the LOC111879948 gene encoding uncharacterized protein LOC111879948 isoform X2, encoding MDVLPKRPEVIAKKPKLAIIVNDILSVKEIKRIPYLLSKGSKNWLIWRHCQKGSGFASQIVREFINVLQNLLTQNPEIVDDDLLTFMREKQKDKEEKGDKDKNVISKMKFDLLSEKNATHETTPMLTQTIEVLFVTIRSIYKVGD